A genomic segment from Candidatus Brocadia sinica JPN1 encodes:
- a CDS encoding c-type cytochrome — MKFLVNTKTMLTNKNPRSTKKEEGKSYLIIFVVVSFILVGVTAWVIVNETVDRRPWKKYQRQFYRLEYEKVKQNYEKERANFESPDVQTKYRETKNNLERAWEEFKKPSIQNEYKKLSEEQKTLNNELETQKFQAIVARNENMEKEYLYGKTQSEQIRREIEESEEKGKEFTAKMKDLEGKIAPIKERLNDLKQDVDKYTEELDVYTAGLERYKAQLKTFRKTRPSLQVYQTYMEDLNIIDRCMSCHVGIDRPEGVSTEQPFTTHPDRKLYLGNHPPERFGCVLCHEGQASATSSVKKAHGEVEYWLTPIYRGKTAQASCIRCHNEGREVKGGESLWKGKRLFEDLGCHGCHETTGFGKDKNRMIGPNLRNIQNKVKAEWVTDWIKAPKKFRPTTLMPDFKLSDEESRAIAAYLWQHADEKKTTDEIPVFHEEQLSQGDFLFEQVGCMACHSYKKDAERGFAPNLARIGQKVNYGYLVEWIMNPKGKDPLTRMPSFRLNQEKAHLIAIYLIQKTSADTITEAMPDVRWLEDKELSQAGDALIKKYGCFGCHEIKDMEGLGKIGTELSAIGSKPVTLFDFGLLEKKILGEAGLRHFTENVGKARREWLQAKLHDPRQFDEGKYKKPEDRLKMPDFGLKEEEIDSLVILLTGLREEKLPEKYIARLTEKERAIAEGKRFIGKYNCIGCHQLDLDRLHLAGDIEAVGMIKLEEDAGVYFQLWEDNEKLGRKAGETVYIENQQIRDRKVAFGGDIVPEITEYHVETEGLVPEEARVFAPPLLYGEGKKVQPEWLFEFLKEPSDLRPWLDIKMPTFSLPDNEATGLARFFAEVENESYPYEYIFETKKEYIGAKEAMLPGYLLAAKRLFESKDVNCILCHVKGEKMPEGDKTGWAPDLMLAKRRLKPAWIKRWLLDPQSIQPGTKMPKFFREGEFQDYIPGTPEEQAEVMKDYLMNLWE, encoded by the coding sequence TTGAAATTCCTTGTAAACACGAAAACTATGTTAACCAACAAAAATCCACGTTCTACAAAAAAAGAAGAGGGCAAATCTTACCTGATAATCTTTGTCGTGGTTAGTTTCATCCTTGTAGGAGTCACTGCATGGGTGATCGTAAACGAGACCGTTGACAGACGACCATGGAAGAAATACCAGAGACAGTTCTATCGCTTAGAGTACGAAAAAGTTAAGCAAAACTACGAAAAGGAACGGGCAAATTTTGAAAGTCCAGACGTACAGACAAAATATAGAGAAACAAAGAATAATCTGGAACGAGCATGGGAGGAGTTTAAAAAACCATCGATACAAAATGAATACAAGAAATTATCAGAAGAACAAAAGACACTGAATAACGAGTTAGAGACCCAGAAGTTTCAGGCAATAGTTGCCCGAAATGAAAACATGGAGAAGGAATATCTCTATGGAAAGACCCAGAGTGAACAAATCAGGCGCGAGATCGAGGAATCAGAGGAAAAAGGTAAGGAATTTACCGCAAAGATGAAAGATCTGGAAGGTAAGATTGCACCCATAAAAGAAAGATTAAATGATCTCAAACAGGACGTTGATAAATATACGGAAGAGTTAGATGTCTATACCGCTGGTTTAGAACGATACAAGGCGCAATTAAAAACCTTCAGGAAAACTCGCCCAAGTTTGCAAGTATACCAGACATATATGGAAGATTTAAACATCATCGATCGGTGCATGTCGTGTCATGTGGGCATAGACAGGCCAGAAGGCGTGTCTACAGAACAACCGTTCACAACTCATCCTGACCGGAAATTGTATTTGGGCAATCATCCTCCGGAAAGATTCGGTTGTGTGCTCTGTCACGAAGGACAAGCAAGCGCTACATCAAGCGTAAAGAAAGCACATGGCGAGGTTGAATACTGGCTCACACCAATTTATCGTGGAAAGACAGCTCAGGCGTCATGCATACGATGTCATAATGAAGGCAGGGAGGTAAAAGGAGGTGAATCACTCTGGAAGGGCAAAAGGCTGTTTGAAGATCTGGGCTGCCATGGATGCCATGAAACAACAGGCTTTGGCAAGGATAAAAACAGGATGATAGGCCCAAATTTACGAAATATACAGAACAAGGTAAAAGCCGAATGGGTCACGGATTGGATAAAGGCCCCTAAAAAATTCAGACCTACCACGTTAATGCCGGACTTCAAACTCTCAGATGAAGAATCACGTGCCATAGCAGCATATCTCTGGCAACATGCCGATGAGAAAAAAACCACAGACGAAATACCGGTCTTTCACGAAGAACAATTATCACAGGGTGATTTCCTCTTTGAACAGGTCGGCTGTATGGCATGTCACAGTTACAAGAAAGACGCCGAACGGGGATTTGCCCCTAATCTCGCACGGATTGGACAAAAGGTAAACTATGGGTATCTGGTAGAGTGGATCATGAACCCAAAAGGAAAGGATCCCCTTACACGCATGCCAAGTTTCAGGTTGAACCAGGAAAAGGCACATCTCATTGCCATATATTTGATACAGAAAACAAGTGCAGATACCATAACGGAGGCGATGCCGGATGTAAGGTGGCTGGAAGACAAAGAACTCTCACAAGCAGGAGATGCACTGATCAAGAAATACGGTTGTTTTGGCTGTCACGAAATCAAGGACATGGAAGGACTTGGAAAGATAGGGACCGAATTATCAGCTATCGGGTCTAAACCGGTAACCCTCTTTGATTTTGGATTGTTAGAAAAGAAGATCTTAGGCGAGGCGGGGCTTAGGCATTTTACGGAAAATGTGGGAAAGGCAAGGCGGGAGTGGTTACAGGCAAAGTTGCATGACCCAAGACAGTTTGACGAGGGAAAATATAAAAAACCAGAGGATCGCCTGAAAATGCCTGATTTTGGATTAAAAGAAGAAGAGATAGACTCATTAGTTATCTTATTAACCGGACTGAGGGAAGAAAAATTACCGGAAAAGTATATCGCAAGGCTGACTGAAAAAGAACGAGCGATAGCTGAAGGAAAGAGATTCATTGGGAAATACAATTGCATTGGCTGTCATCAGCTTGACCTGGACAGATTGCACCTTGCCGGAGACATCGAGGCGGTGGGAATGATAAAACTGGAAGAGGATGCAGGGGTCTATTTTCAACTCTGGGAGGATAATGAGAAACTAGGGCGTAAGGCCGGCGAGACGGTGTACATAGAAAACCAGCAGATACGGGATAGAAAAGTGGCCTTCGGGGGCGATATTGTACCGGAAATCACAGAGTACCATGTTGAAACTGAGGGGTTAGTACCGGAAGAGGCAAGGGTATTCGCACCACCATTATTATACGGTGAGGGCAAGAAGGTACAGCCCGAATGGTTATTCGAATTTTTGAAAGAACCCTCCGACCTCAGGCCCTGGCTCGACATAAAGATGCCCACATTCAGCTTGCCGGATAATGAGGCTACCGGCCTTGCCAGGTTCTTTGCCGAGGTAGAAAATGAGTCGTACCCGTATGAATATATATTTGAGACAAAAAAGGAATACATAGGCGCAAAAGAAGCCATGCTACCGGGTTACCTCTTAGCAGCAAAGAGACTCTTTGAATCAAAGGACGTCAACTGCATCTTATGCCATGTAAAGGGTGAAAAGATGCCGGAAGGTGATAAAACCGGCTGGGCACCAGACCTCATGCTCGCCAAGAGGAGGCTAAAGCCAGCCTGGATAAAGCGATGGCTCCTCGATCCTCAATCCATCCAACCTGGCACTAAAATGCCCAAATTTTTCAGAGAGGGAGAATTTCAGGATTATATCCCCGGCACACCGGAAGAACAGGCAGAGGTAATGAAGGATTATTTAATGAATCTGTGGGAGTAG
- a CDS encoding cytochrome C produces MEKLDNRAENPKDKGRYRALAFIKGPTLAKEKDAEISEREIPTWPYLVRKEFLAAIICTIILIVWSILLDAPLEELSDPTMTPNPAKAPWYFLGLQEMLVYFDPWIAGVIFPMLIIIGLMAIPYVDFNPKGNGYYTFKERKFAMLTFCFGFHFLWILLIIVGVFMRGPGWLWFWPWQEWDPHRIVAETNYDLSSFIGINSKSFLGFVLGGAVVIGYFFMGMTLPYRFMKSRKSVALEKLGIMRYSIVAFLFFSMLALPIKVCLRLVFHVKYIWVTPWFNI; encoded by the coding sequence ATGGAAAAGTTAGATAATAGAGCAGAAAACCCAAAAGACAAAGGCAGATACCGGGCGCTCGCCTTCATTAAAGGCCCCACCCTTGCCAAGGAAAAAGATGCAGAAATATCCGAAAGGGAAATACCCACGTGGCCATACCTGGTAAGAAAAGAGTTTCTGGCAGCGATCATTTGTACCATCATCCTCATTGTCTGGTCTATCCTGCTTGATGCACCGCTGGAGGAACTTTCAGATCCTACCATGACCCCGAATCCGGCAAAGGCGCCATGGTATTTTTTGGGGCTCCAGGAAATGCTGGTTTACTTTGATCCATGGATTGCGGGGGTCATTTTTCCCATGCTTATCATCATCGGGCTGATGGCCATACCTTACGTTGATTTTAATCCGAAAGGAAATGGATATTACACCTTTAAGGAACGGAAGTTTGCCATGCTTACCTTCTGCTTTGGATTCCATTTCTTATGGATATTATTGATTATCGTGGGCGTCTTCATGCGTGGGCCGGGCTGGCTCTGGTTCTGGCCCTGGCAGGAATGGGATCCACATCGAATCGTAGCAGAAACCAACTACGATCTCAGTAGTTTCATTGGTATCAATTCCAAATCCTTCCTGGGGTTTGTTCTCGGTGGTGCAGTGGTAATCGGATATTTCTTCATGGGCATGACGCTCCCCTACCGTTTCATGAAGTCAAGGAAAAGCGTAGCATTAGAAAAACTTGGCATTATGAGATATTCCATCGTGGCGTTTCTTTTCTTTTCGATGTTAGCGTTGCCGATAAAGGTATGTTTGAGATTGGTATTCCATGTAAAATATATCTGGGTAACGCCGTGGTTTAATATATAA
- a CDS encoding FAD-dependent oxidoreductase produces the protein MDYKIVKADDHWFRENINCQYACPVNTPAMNYIERIVSGDFDASLRLNFMANLFPHILGRVCTHPCETACRRGAIDKPISICALKRSAAEFASKKSPVKPMHKEKTGRRVAIIGSGPSGLAAAHDLAFKGHDIVIYEALPLAGGMLSVGIPPYRLPRDKIEDAVNWIKELGVDIRLNNPIDTPNKFDTLLKEYNVIYLAAGAHKSQLLDIPGEDLAGVMHGVTFTKNTNLGIIKDVPGKIAVIGGGFTAIDCARSSLRLGAKEVSIVYRRTLEEMPAGETEVSMAEEEGIKMHYLTSPVKIIGGHDRKVTHLECIKNKLGEPDEKGRRRPIPIKGSNFIIPVDMIIAAIGQSPDIGFLSERFGIKINHWGMPVIDPESFMTARKGVFAGGDCVTGPRNIIEVVSDGRKAARSIHTFLTGEERKGYTFYYKDQTPSERMPNYESVPRQCQDALPMKERWNLNAEAELGLSRENTFKEAERCLLCHYNIFIDEKCVLCGGCIDICPYDCISMVSRENVETTDTLRDESTVPGDWDAVMVIDEEKCIRCGLCVKRCPVNAITMRRFAYSEE, from the coding sequence GTGGACTACAAAATAGTCAAGGCCGATGACCACTGGTTCAGGGAAAATATCAATTGCCAGTATGCATGCCCTGTCAACACACCAGCCATGAATTATATAGAACGCATCGTTTCCGGAGACTTCGATGCCTCGTTGCGCCTGAATTTCATGGCAAACCTTTTTCCACATATCCTCGGCAGGGTATGCACTCATCCTTGTGAAACTGCATGTCGGCGCGGGGCAATTGATAAACCCATTTCAATATGCGCTCTGAAAAGGAGCGCGGCAGAATTCGCCTCTAAAAAGTCTCCGGTAAAACCGATGCACAAGGAAAAAACGGGAAGGCGCGTTGCAATAATAGGTTCTGGCCCATCAGGTCTTGCAGCAGCACACGATTTGGCTTTCAAGGGACACGATATCGTCATTTACGAAGCGCTCCCACTTGCTGGTGGCATGTTAAGCGTGGGTATCCCGCCTTACCGATTGCCACGCGATAAGATAGAGGATGCCGTGAACTGGATAAAGGAACTCGGTGTCGATATTCGTTTAAACAACCCTATAGACACACCCAATAAGTTTGATACATTATTAAAGGAATATAACGTCATTTACCTTGCTGCGGGCGCTCATAAATCGCAGTTGCTTGATATCCCGGGCGAAGACCTGGCGGGAGTAATGCACGGCGTTACCTTTACGAAAAATACGAATCTCGGGATAATAAAAGATGTCCCCGGAAAAATAGCAGTTATTGGAGGTGGTTTCACCGCCATAGACTGTGCTCGTTCATCACTGAGGTTGGGCGCAAAAGAGGTTTCTATTGTTTATCGCAGGACTTTAGAAGAAATGCCGGCAGGAGAAACGGAAGTAAGCATGGCAGAGGAAGAAGGTATAAAGATGCACTATCTGACCTCTCCTGTAAAAATAATCGGCGGGCATGACCGAAAGGTGACACATCTCGAATGTATAAAAAACAAACTGGGCGAACCAGACGAAAAAGGCCGCAGACGTCCGATCCCCATAAAAGGAAGCAATTTCATCATACCTGTTGACATGATCATAGCGGCCATTGGTCAATCGCCGGACATCGGATTCCTGTCAGAAAGATTTGGAATAAAAATCAATCACTGGGGAATGCCGGTTATTGACCCCGAAAGTTTTATGACTGCCAGAAAGGGCGTATTTGCAGGAGGCGATTGTGTCACCGGCCCAAGGAATATCATTGAGGTGGTATCAGACGGGAGAAAGGCTGCAAGGTCGATACATACCTTTTTAACAGGGGAAGAAAGAAAAGGATATACCTTTTATTATAAAGATCAAACACCTTCGGAAAGAATGCCCAATTATGAGTCTGTACCCAGGCAATGCCAGGATGCCCTTCCCATGAAAGAAAGGTGGAATCTGAACGCAGAGGCTGAACTGGGGCTTTCAAGGGAAAATACTTTTAAGGAAGCGGAACGCTGTCTGCTCTGTCATTACAACATATTTATTGATGAAAAATGCGTGCTATGCGGCGGTTGTATTGATATTTGTCCCTACGATTGTATCTCCATGGTCTCTCGTGAAAATGTTGAGACTACTGATACCTTACGGGACGAGAGTACTGTTCCTGGCGATTGGGATGCAGTCATGGTTATTGACGAGGAAAAGTGTATCAGGTGCGGGCTGTGCGTTAAGCGTTGCCCGGTAAACGCTATCACGATGAGGCGTTTTGCCTATTCGGAGGAGTAG
- a CDS encoding cytochrome b N-terminal domain-containing protein — translation MLKERGLFGMLRYVTVNSQAWKSVFRHTFADTPKNRMLKIVSNVFMHLHPAKVKRHAPQLKFTWCMGGISFFLFLVLTGTGVLLMFYYRPTVHDAYWDIKDLEYQVPFGAILRNLHRWSAHLMVITVWFHMFRVFATGSYKPPREFNWCVGVVLLVLTLLLSFTGYLLTWDQLGFWAVTVGTNMARSTPLLGHEGPFGEQLGMTAHNDIRFALLGGSLVGGNALLRAYVWHCIGLPLIISVFMMVHFWRIRKDGGISGPL, via the coding sequence ATGCTGAAAGAAAGAGGGTTATTCGGCATGCTCAGGTACGTAACGGTTAACTCGCAGGCATGGAAGTCTGTCTTCAGGCATACCTTTGCCGACACGCCGAAGAATCGCATGCTCAAGATCGTTTCAAACGTTTTTATGCACTTACATCCTGCCAAGGTAAAAAGACATGCGCCCCAGTTAAAATTTACCTGGTGTATGGGAGGCATCAGTTTCTTCCTCTTCCTGGTACTCACGGGTACCGGCGTATTATTGATGTTTTATTACCGCCCCACGGTGCATGATGCCTACTGGGATATAAAAGACCTGGAATATCAGGTACCCTTCGGGGCGATCTTGAGAAATCTGCACCGATGGAGCGCCCACTTGATGGTCATAACCGTATGGTTCCATATGTTCCGCGTATTTGCAACGGGTTCTTATAAACCGCCGAGAGAATTTAACTGGTGTGTGGGTGTCGTTCTGCTGGTGCTTACCCTCCTTCTCAGTTTTACCGGTTATCTGCTTACCTGGGACCAATTGGGATTCTGGGCCGTAACGGTTGGTACGAATATGGCTCGCTCAACACCCTTACTCGGACATGAAGGACCTTTTGGAGAACAACTCGGGATGACGGCGCACAATGACATACGATTCGCACTTTTGGGTGGTTCACTGGTGGGCGGAAATGCCCTATTAAGGGCATACGTATGGCATTGTATCGGACTACCTCTTATTATCAGTGTATTTATGATGGTCCACTTCTGGAGGATCCGCAAGGATGGTGGCATTTCCGGGCCGCTTTAA
- a CDS encoding ubiquinol-cytochrome c reductase iron-sulfur subunit gives MVEATKNLETTINRRRFLYFTGWGFIGMFLITLLGGVVRFFFPRTIIEPPTRYKIGYPSQYTQGVSERFKKLFRIWIVREANSLYVIEAKCTHLGCTPNWLASEGKFKCPCHGSGFTPDGINIEGPAPRPMERFKVALDTDGQIIVDAGIRFRGERGEWDKPGAFLKV, from the coding sequence ATGGTAGAGGCAACAAAAAATTTAGAAACTACAATAAATCGCCGGAGATTCCTGTACTTCACGGGATGGGGTTTTATTGGGATGTTTCTCATTACACTGCTTGGCGGCGTTGTCAGGTTCTTCTTTCCAAGGACTATTATTGAACCGCCAACAAGATATAAGATCGGATATCCTTCCCAATATACCCAGGGAGTAAGCGAAAGGTTCAAAAAACTGTTCCGGATATGGATCGTCAGAGAAGCCAACAGCCTCTATGTAATCGAGGCAAAATGTACCCATCTGGGTTGCACTCCTAACTGGCTTGCATCAGAGGGCAAATTTAAGTGCCCTTGTCATGGAAGCGGGTTCACACCCGATGGAATAAACATTGAAGGCCCTGCCCCGAGACCCATGGAAAGATTTAAGGTTGCGTTGGATACTGACGGACAAATCATTGTTGATGCGGGAATACGATTCAGGGGAGAACGCGGCGAATGGGACAAGCCTGGGGCATTTTTAAAGGTATAA
- a CDS encoding ammonium transporter, whose translation MVDILARDIILIVYMLWLIITGVLVFFMQAGFAFLESGQVRSKNATHVYMKVCANIGLGTLVWWLFGFAIFSGNWNYCLLGVTDPGSVDKLNVYGHWFTMWGFCLVSCSIASGSIAERFSFKAYLIYVVLYCGFMYPFFGWMAWSAGPLLRWGYVDYAGSVVVHFQGGLTALIAAMIVGPRLEKYARMSKKTWLFEFGRGECYTIPGHNVSQMMLGVFILCVCFYGFNVGSVLLGSLCEPTSTVTARKMIDVLVSDLPTTTVNVTMSMAGGILGAMFGGWLVNKKPDPLTTGNGAIAGMVSICAGVGFTHPGFAIVVGVISGGIIPLVVKSLDKIGIDDTVGTCGVHCTAGAVGGIATGVMGLIRPTYHGVSCHIGIQALGFVICIVYACLCSIIIFGGLKAVGLGRVSEEDETMGLDISEHMTPTYPEFVSAGGLKGY comes from the coding sequence ATGGTGGATATATTAGCAAGAGATATTATTCTTATTGTTTATATGTTGTGGTTAATCATCACTGGGGTATTAGTCTTTTTTATGCAGGCAGGCTTTGCTTTTCTCGAGAGCGGGCAGGTTCGCTCGAAAAATGCCACCCATGTCTATATGAAGGTCTGCGCAAACATCGGTTTAGGCACACTGGTTTGGTGGCTGTTCGGATTTGCCATTTTTTCCGGCAATTGGAACTATTGCCTTCTGGGGGTAACCGATCCGGGAAGTGTGGACAAATTGAATGTATATGGGCATTGGTTTACCATGTGGGGTTTTTGCCTTGTTTCATGCTCCATTGCATCGGGTTCCATAGCGGAGAGATTCAGTTTTAAGGCATATCTTATCTACGTGGTTCTCTATTGCGGGTTCATGTATCCGTTTTTTGGATGGATGGCTTGGTCGGCAGGGCCGTTGTTAAGATGGGGTTATGTGGATTATGCAGGTTCCGTAGTTGTCCATTTTCAGGGCGGCCTGACGGCCCTTATCGCTGCAATGATTGTTGGTCCGAGGCTTGAGAAATACGCCCGTATGAGTAAAAAGACATGGCTGTTTGAGTTTGGTCGAGGGGAATGTTACACCATCCCCGGGCACAATGTTTCACAAATGATGCTCGGCGTATTTATATTGTGTGTATGTTTTTATGGGTTTAATGTAGGGTCGGTACTGTTGGGGTCGTTATGTGAGCCAACCAGCACGGTAACAGCGCGGAAGATGATCGATGTCCTCGTTTCTGATTTACCCACGACAACGGTCAATGTTACAATGAGCATGGCTGGTGGTATCCTTGGAGCGATGTTTGGCGGATGGCTGGTTAACAAAAAACCAGACCCGCTTACCACAGGAAATGGGGCAATAGCCGGCATGGTGTCTATCTGTGCGGGTGTTGGCTTTACCCACCCTGGTTTTGCCATTGTGGTGGGTGTAATCAGTGGGGGGATTATACCGCTGGTGGTAAAGTCACTGGATAAGATAGGGATTGATGACACCGTTGGCACGTGCGGGGTGCATTGCACCGCCGGGGCTGTTGGAGGCATTGCAACTGGTGTAATGGGACTTATACGCCCGACCTATCACGGCGTGAGTTGCCATATTGGTATACAAGCCCTGGGTTTTGTCATCTGTATTGTTTATGCCTGTCTGTGCTCGATTATTATTTTTGGAGGACTCAAAGCCGTAGGTCTTGGCCGTGTGAGCGAGGAAGATGAGACTATGGGGCTGGATATTTCTGAGCATATGACACCAACCTATCCGGAATTTGTTTCAGCAGGTGGTTTGAAAGGATATTAG
- a CDS encoding tetratricopeptide repeat protein translates to MVPILKSIPFLSLIALVIQGLFFSLHASEELSKKKSSLDIWERPRYEQARQYAKKGLIDLAIPGLKKIAGLYPDNVEVHAYLGWAYSQKGLIPDTVEEFQKVLQLNPDLQREPFDYPMVKDVPAVVKEFAENFEDLIGWIDRFSGAHAVLGSCYVQLGRLGDALNEYKKVLNLEYGYGKRDFIAGEKETISEIDQAINEYEEVLRLKPDYVEAYIKLACAHTEKGMVDLSIADMKKAISIEPDRLELRVYLGCFYAREGMFGEALTELRVAKKTRDCIFEKLITEGERCIHDGVFDKAITAARDAIRVYPRSKKGYWLLATAYGKNGETDKATEICREIISLYPDDVHAYVFLGWIYVQCDLIEEAKDLVEWAIRREPENAEIRTLMAFLYASQDLLNEAISVCNMIIEFPGKNDMVKNYGWMKGRVPSIEQKLREVADSLEIKSDYTDVYICLGWLHAKNGECEKAIAALKKAVELTPGSYNIHRYLGNLYVQNGKIKEALDEYNKALNILSGVAL, encoded by the coding sequence ATGGTACCCATCTTAAAATCGATACCGTTTCTTTCCCTCATAGCCCTTGTTATACAAGGGCTATTTTTTTCCTTGCATGCCTCAGAAGAACTAAGCAAAAAAAAATCTTCCCTTGATATTTGGGAAAGACCACGTTACGAACAGGCCAGACAGTATGCGAAAAAGGGGTTAATCGACCTGGCTATACCCGGATTGAAAAAAATAGCCGGGCTTTATCCGGATAACGTGGAAGTTCATGCATATCTCGGATGGGCCTATAGTCAAAAAGGGTTAATTCCTGACACAGTGGAAGAATTCCAAAAGGTCTTACAGCTAAATCCTGATCTGCAAAGAGAACCCTTTGATTATCCCATGGTAAAAGATGTTCCTGCTGTGGTTAAAGAGTTTGCTGAAAATTTTGAAGACTTGATTGGTTGGATAGATAGATTTTCTGGCGCTCATGCAGTACTGGGTTCATGTTATGTGCAGCTGGGAAGGTTGGGTGACGCCTTAAACGAGTATAAAAAAGTATTAAATTTGGAATATGGCTATGGAAAAAGAGATTTCATTGCTGGAGAAAAAGAAACGATATCTGAAATTGACCAGGCTATAAATGAATACGAGGAAGTTCTGAGGTTAAAACCAGATTATGTGGAGGCCTATATTAAATTGGCCTGTGCCCATACAGAGAAAGGGATGGTGGATCTGTCCATTGCAGATATGAAGAAGGCGATATCTATTGAACCTGACCGGCTGGAATTACGCGTCTACCTGGGTTGTTTTTATGCCAGGGAAGGGATGTTCGGCGAGGCCTTAACAGAGTTGCGTGTGGCCAAAAAGACCAGAGACTGTATCTTTGAGAAGCTTATTACGGAGGGGGAACGTTGCATTCATGACGGTGTGTTTGATAAAGCAATAACTGCGGCAAGAGATGCCATCAGGGTATATCCCCGAAGTAAAAAGGGATATTGGCTGTTAGCGACCGCATATGGTAAAAATGGTGAAACAGATAAAGCGACTGAAATATGCAGGGAGATTATTTCTCTGTACCCGGATGATGTTCACGCCTATGTGTTTCTTGGGTGGATTTATGTGCAATGTGACTTGATCGAAGAAGCGAAGGACCTGGTGGAATGGGCGATTCGCAGAGAGCCTGAGAATGCTGAAATTCGAACACTAATGGCTTTTCTCTATGCCTCACAGGATCTTCTAAATGAAGCGATATCCGTGTGTAACATGATTATTGAGTTCCCGGGAAAAAATGATATGGTAAAAAATTATGGTTGGATGAAAGGAAGGGTGCCTTCTATCGAACAAAAACTCAGAGAGGTAGCGGATAGTTTAGAAATAAAATCCGATTATACGGATGTCTATATATGCTTAGGGTGGCTACATGCAAAAAATGGAGAATGTGAGAAGGCAATCGCTGCATTGAAAAAAGCTGTTGAATTAACGCCAGGTTCATATAATATCCATCGTTATTTGGGAAACCTGTATGTGCAAAATGGGAAGATAAAAGAAGCGCTGGACGAATATAACAAGGCATTGAATATTCTATCAGGCGTTGCTTTGTAA